From Pontibacter actiniarum, a single genomic window includes:
- a CDS encoding ABC transporter ATP-binding protein: protein MIEIHNIHKSFGDKKVLDGISGVFETGKTNLLLGASGTGKSVLLKCIVGLIKPDIGSVTFDGTYFTNNKLDIRQEIRRKIGMLFQSSALFDSMSVEQNVEFPLKMLSDMPKDERMDRVNFCLQRVGLENSNKKMPSELSGGMKKRVGIARAIAPNCTYLFCDEPNSGLDPLTAIKIDELIAEITAEYGITTIVVTHDMNSVIEIGEKIMFLYEGKKIWEGTRDDILDTDVRELNDFIFANRLMRDAKKIEEEEEEAEQNSQNKE, encoded by the coding sequence ATGATTGAAATACACAACATACACAAGAGCTTTGGCGACAAGAAAGTACTAGACGGCATTAGCGGCGTGTTTGAAACCGGCAAGACCAACTTACTGCTCGGGGCCAGCGGCACGGGCAAGAGCGTACTGCTGAAGTGCATTGTAGGCCTGATAAAGCCGGACATCGGCAGCGTAACCTTCGATGGCACGTACTTCACCAACAACAAGCTGGACATCCGGCAGGAGATTCGCCGGAAGATAGGCATGCTCTTCCAGAGCTCTGCTTTGTTCGACTCCATGTCGGTGGAGCAGAATGTGGAGTTCCCGCTCAAAATGCTCTCCGATATGCCCAAAGATGAGCGTATGGACCGCGTTAACTTTTGCCTGCAGCGCGTGGGGCTGGAGAACTCAAACAAAAAGATGCCCTCGGAGCTGAGTGGCGGTATGAAAAAGCGGGTTGGTATTGCGCGTGCCATCGCCCCGAACTGTACCTACCTCTTCTGCGATGAGCCGAACTCAGGGCTGGACCCGCTCACGGCCATTAAAATTGACGAGCTCATTGCCGAGATCACAGCGGAATACGGCATCACTACCATTGTGGTAACGCACGACATGAACTCCGTGATCGAAATCGGGGAAAAGATCATGTTCCTCTACGAGGGCAAAAAAATATGGGAAGGCACCCGCGATGACATTCTGGACACCGACGTACGGGAGCTGAACGACTTCATCTTTGCCAACCGCCTGATGCGCGACGCCAAGAAGATTGAAGAGGAGGAAGAGGAGGCGGAGCAAAACAGCCAGAACAAAGAATAG
- a CDS encoding electron transfer flavoprotein subunit beta/FixA family protein encodes MKILVCISNVPDTTSKINFTADSKAFDKNGVQFVINPWDEYALTRAIELKEAKGGTVTVLNVGEADAEPNIRKALAIGADDAIRVNANPTDAFFVAQQITAVAKENNYDMILMGKESIDYNGSQVHSMVGEMLGIPSVVPAFKLDMVDDSTARLEREIEGGKEVVEVKLPFVASAQQPMSEPRIPNMRGIMTARTKPLAVREPVSAEAKAEYVNYSKPEKKGGVKMIDPENAGELITLLRNEAKVL; translated from the coding sequence ATGAAAATATTAGTTTGCATCAGTAACGTACCGGATACCACTTCCAAGATCAACTTTACGGCTGACAGCAAGGCGTTTGACAAGAACGGCGTGCAGTTTGTAATTAACCCTTGGGATGAGTATGCGCTGACAAGAGCCATTGAGCTGAAAGAGGCAAAAGGTGGCACCGTAACCGTATTAAACGTAGGGGAGGCCGACGCAGAGCCGAACATCCGCAAGGCACTGGCTATTGGTGCAGACGATGCCATCCGCGTAAACGCCAACCCGACTGACGCGTTCTTCGTGGCGCAGCAGATTACTGCCGTGGCAAAAGAGAACAACTATGATATGATCCTGATGGGCAAAGAGTCTATTGACTACAACGGCTCGCAGGTGCATAGCATGGTGGGCGAAATGCTGGGCATCCCATCTGTTGTTCCTGCCTTTAAGCTGGACATGGTGGACGATAGCACGGCCCGCCTGGAGCGCGAGATCGAAGGTGGCAAAGAAGTGGTGGAGGTGAAGCTGCCGTTTGTGGCAAGCGCACAGCAGCCAATGTCGGAGCCACGCATCCCGAACATGCGTGGTATCATGACGGCCCGTACCAAGCCTTTGGCCGTAAGAGAGCCGGTTAGCGCCGAAGCCAAGGCGGAGTACGTAAACTACAGCAAGCCGGAGAAAAAAGGCGGGGTGAAGATGATCGACCCTGAGAACGCCGGCGAATTGATTACATTATTGAGAAACGAAGCTAAAGTACTATAA
- a CDS encoding SDR family oxidoreductase — translation MQRYILVTGGTKGIGRAVIEQFAKEGFHIITCSRNEKDLQKLKLDIEQQYTFSKVFYQEADLSDRGSLQRFSKYVQDLGVQVDVLVNNSGLFIPGKITEEDDEALPFMINTNLYSAYYMTKAFVHGMIARRSGHIFNMCSTASITPYINGGSYCISKYAMLGMTKVLREELKEHNVRVTAILPGATLTASWEGVDLPPERFVKAEDVAMAVWNAYALSENSVVEELLIRPQLGDL, via the coding sequence ATGCAACGATATATTTTGGTGACAGGCGGTACAAAGGGAATTGGCCGGGCCGTTATAGAACAGTTCGCCAAAGAAGGCTTCCATATTATCACCTGTTCCCGAAACGAAAAAGATCTGCAAAAGTTAAAGCTCGACATTGAGCAGCAGTATACCTTCTCAAAGGTTTTTTACCAGGAGGCCGACCTCAGCGACCGCGGCTCGCTGCAGCGCTTCAGTAAGTATGTGCAGGACCTGGGCGTGCAGGTAGACGTGCTGGTGAACAACAGCGGGTTGTTTATTCCGGGCAAAATAACGGAGGAGGATGACGAGGCGCTGCCTTTCATGATCAACACCAACCTCTACAGCGCCTACTATATGACCAAGGCCTTTGTGCACGGCATGATCGCCCGCCGCTCCGGCCATATCTTTAACATGTGCTCTACGGCAAGTATAACGCCATATATTAACGGCGGGTCTTACTGCATCTCCAAATACGCGATGCTGGGGATGACGAAGGTGCTGCGCGAGGAGCTGAAGGAGCATAACGTGCGCGTGACAGCCATACTTCCGGGGGCAACCCTTACAGCCAGCTGGGAGGGCGTGGACTTGCCTCCGGAGCGCTTTGTAAAAGCCGAGGATGTAGCCATGGCCGTGTGGAACGCCTACGCTTTATCAGAGAACAGCGTGGTGGAGGAACTGCTGATCCGGCCGCAGCTGGGTGACCTGTAA
- a CDS encoding electron transfer flavoprotein subunit alpha/FixB family protein, with protein MSVLVFVEGLNGEIKKSSLEAATYGSQVAQQLGTTTTAVAIGDVQESALAGLGAQGVSKVLYDSDSRLNQFVADAYVKVIAKAVEQENATVLVFSNSNIGAAVGAKLAVRLNGSLATNVTSLPKTDGGSFTVTRGVFSGKAFADVALTSDLKIVAIKKNSIDITSGEGTATVESISADLTDADFAATPKETVMQDTNGGVLLPEAEIVVSGGRGLKGPENWHLIEDLAKELGAATACSKPVSDMDWRPHHEHVGQTGITVSPNLYIAVGISGAIQHLAGVNSSKVIVVINKDPEAPFFKAADYGIVGDAFEVVPKLIEAAKALDK; from the coding sequence ATGTCTGTATTAGTATTTGTAGAAGGTCTTAACGGAGAGATCAAAAAGTCCTCGCTAGAGGCGGCAACTTACGGAAGCCAGGTCGCACAGCAGCTCGGTACAACAACCACGGCTGTAGCCATCGGCGATGTGCAGGAGTCTGCACTGGCCGGTTTGGGTGCGCAGGGCGTTAGCAAGGTGCTGTACGATTCTGACAGCCGCCTGAACCAGTTCGTGGCCGACGCTTATGTGAAAGTGATTGCCAAGGCCGTAGAGCAGGAGAACGCGACAGTGTTGGTGTTCTCTAACTCAAACATCGGTGCTGCCGTGGGCGCTAAGCTTGCCGTGCGCCTGAACGGTTCCCTGGCAACTAACGTTACCTCGCTGCCTAAAACAGATGGCGGCTCATTTACGGTAACCCGCGGCGTGTTCTCAGGAAAGGCATTTGCCGATGTGGCGCTTACCTCTGACCTGAAAATTGTAGCCATCAAGAAAAACTCTATCGATATCACCTCTGGTGAAGGCACTGCCACGGTAGAGAGCATTTCTGCCGACCTGACGGACGCAGACTTTGCCGCTACACCGAAAGAGACAGTGATGCAGGATACCAACGGCGGCGTACTGCTGCCGGAGGCGGAGATCGTTGTGTCAGGCGGCCGTGGCTTGAAAGGCCCGGAAAACTGGCACCTGATCGAGGATCTTGCAAAAGAATTAGGCGCAGCCACTGCCTGCTCCAAGCCCGTGTCTGACATGGACTGGAGACCTCACCATGAGCACGTTGGCCAGACCGGTATTACCGTGAGCCCTAACCTTTACATCGCCGTAGGTATCTCAGGGGCTATTCAGCACCTGGCTGGGGTTAACTCTTCTAAAGTGATTGTCGTTATTAATAAGGATCCTGAAGCGCCGTTCTTCAAAGCCGCTGATTACGGTATTGTGGGCGATGCGTTTGAGGTTGTTCCTAAATTAATCGAAGCTGCCAAGGCTTTAGACAAATAG
- a CDS encoding MlaE family ABC transporter permease: MLQHFGKYLIFMKSLFTRTESSKIIFNRTIDEAVLIGINSIFIVSIVSTFIGAVTSVQTSYNLVNALIPRSTIGFMVREMTILELAPTITSIVLAGKVGSSIAGGLGTMQITEQVDALEVMGINSASYLVLPKVLAALLVFPMLVIISMFLSIAGGYFAGILTGEVTAQEYITGIRGDFIPYNIVFALIKAEVFAFLIASISSFRGYFTSGGALEVGAASTTAVTNSVIAVLIADFICAQLLL; this comes from the coding sequence ATGTTGCAACATTTCGGAAAGTACCTGATTTTCATGAAGAGTCTTTTCACCCGGACTGAGTCTTCGAAAATAATCTTTAACCGCACCATCGACGAGGCAGTCCTGATCGGCATTAACTCCATCTTTATTGTTTCCATAGTATCTACCTTTATAGGCGCAGTTACCTCTGTACAGACGTCCTACAACCTGGTAAACGCCCTTATTCCACGCTCCACCATCGGTTTTATGGTGCGTGAGATGACCATACTCGAACTGGCGCCCACCATCACCTCCATCGTACTGGCAGGCAAGGTCGGCTCCAGTATAGCCGGCGGCCTGGGAACGATGCAGATAACCGAGCAGGTGGACGCCCTGGAGGTAATGGGCATTAACTCCGCCTCTTACCTGGTGCTGCCAAAAGTGCTGGCCGCCCTTCTTGTGTTCCCGATGCTGGTGATCATCTCCATGTTCCTAAGTATAGCAGGGGGATATTTCGCAGGCATTCTAACCGGCGAGGTAACGGCACAGGAGTACATCACGGGTATTCGGGGCGACTTTATACCCTACAACATTGTTTTTGCGCTGATCAAGGCTGAGGTATTCGCCTTTCTCATTGCTTCAATATCATCCTTCAGAGGCTATTTTACCTCAGGAGGAGCCCTGGAGGTAGGTGCCGCAAGCACCACGGCCGTAACCAACAGTGTCATAGCTGTGCTTATCGCGGACTTTATTTGTGCGCAGCTGTTGCTGTAG
- a CDS encoding bifunctional nuclease family protein — protein sequence MKKIQLEILGLSSSQSQTGSFALVLGEREGNRRLPIIIGMFEAQSIAIQIEKINPNRPLTHDLFKSFAEEMDVRVTEILISDLKEGVFYSKIVCTNGNKEFELDARPSDAIAIGLRFGVPIYTVESVLSEAGIILSDLEEEEEENEDMAIKSSSSATSSGAKSEPLHQTSVDELNKMLNEALEKEDYEKAAKIRDELNKRN from the coding sequence GTGAAGAAAATTCAGTTAGAGATACTCGGGCTCTCCTCCAGCCAATCGCAAACGGGCTCGTTTGCACTGGTGCTGGGAGAGAGAGAAGGAAACAGGCGGCTGCCCATCATTATCGGTATGTTTGAGGCGCAGTCCATCGCTATCCAGATTGAAAAGATAAACCCTAACCGCCCGCTCACGCACGACTTGTTTAAGTCGTTTGCCGAGGAGATGGACGTACGCGTGACAGAGATACTGATCTCTGACCTGAAAGAGGGGGTGTTCTACTCCAAGATTGTTTGCACCAACGGCAACAAAGAGTTTGAGCTAGACGCACGCCCCTCCGACGCCATTGCTATCGGGCTGCGCTTCGGAGTGCCTATCTATACCGTAGAGAGCGTGCTGTCGGAGGCTGGGATTATACTTAGCGACCTGGAAGAAGAGGAGGAGGAAAACGAAGACATGGCTATAAAAAGCAGCTCTTCCGCTACTAGCTCCGGGGCCAAGAGTGAGCCCCTGCATCAGACTTCGGTGGATGAGCTCAACAAAATGCTGAACGAAGCTCTTGAGAAAGAGGACTATGAGAAGGCCGCCAAAATACGCGACGAGTTGAACAAGCGCAACTGA
- a CDS encoding antibiotic biosynthesis monooxygenase family protein, protein MFIALSTFEIANDMAAEVKEAFVNRPQLVNDAPGFVRLDVLSPKDNANEIWMMTFWTDEESYNTWYKNHMRESHQGVPKGVKLVPHSAKVRLFDHITD, encoded by the coding sequence ATGTTTATAGCTTTAAGTACATTTGAGATTGCCAACGACATGGCGGCAGAGGTGAAGGAGGCGTTTGTAAACCGCCCACAATTGGTAAATGACGCGCCCGGGTTTGTGCGGCTGGATGTGCTGAGCCCTAAAGACAATGCGAATGAAATTTGGATGATGACCTTTTGGACGGACGAGGAAAGCTACAATACCTGGTACAAAAACCACATGCGCGAGTCGCACCAGGGGGTGCCGAAAGGGGTGAAGCTTGTGCCGCACAGCGCCAAGGTCCGCCTCTTCGACCATATAACGGACTAA
- the gldF gene encoding gliding motility-associated ABC transporter permease subunit GldF, producing the protein MLAILKKEFNGFLNSLIAYIVITVFLVAIGMFMWVFPESSVLEYGFADMQTLFNMAPWVFLFLIPAITMRTFAEEKREGTIELLLTKPITDLQLILGKYFAALLLALFALLPTLLYYYSVYQLGSPQGNVDSAAVVGSYLGLVFLAGVFCAIGVFASAVSDNQIISFVIAVFLCFIIYTGFDSIASVPVFGGVDYLISQLGISYHYEAISKGLVDSRDVLYFLSVIAIMILATKLVLRSRKW; encoded by the coding sequence ATGCTCGCAATCTTAAAGAAAGAATTTAACGGCTTTTTGAACTCCCTGATCGCCTATATCGTGATCACGGTTTTTCTGGTGGCCATCGGCATGTTCATGTGGGTGTTCCCGGAGAGCAGCGTGCTGGAGTACGGCTTTGCCGATATGCAGACGCTATTTAACATGGCGCCCTGGGTTTTCCTGTTCCTGATCCCGGCCATTACCATGCGCACTTTTGCGGAGGAGAAGCGTGAGGGCACGATAGAGCTGCTCTTAACCAAACCCATCACCGACCTGCAGCTTATACTTGGCAAGTACTTTGCAGCGCTGCTGCTGGCCCTGTTTGCCCTGCTGCCCACGCTGCTTTACTACTACTCGGTTTACCAGCTGGGGAGCCCGCAGGGCAACGTGGACTCTGCAGCCGTGGTTGGCTCGTACCTCGGGCTGGTTTTTCTGGCGGGTGTTTTCTGCGCCATTGGCGTGTTTGCGTCGGCCGTTTCCGATAACCAGATCATCTCTTTCGTGATTGCCGTGTTCCTGTGTTTTATCATCTATACCGGCTTCGACTCTATTGCCTCCGTGCCTGTATTTGGCGGGGTGGATTACCTGATCAGCCAGCTGGGCATCTCTTACCACTACGAAGCCATCAGCAAAGGCCTCGTGGACTCGCGCGACGTGCTGTATTTCCTAAGCGTTATCGCCATCATGATCTTAGCCACTAAACTAGTTTTGAGAAGCAGAAAATGGTAA
- a CDS encoding SDR family oxidoreductase, with product MNLEGKVAVVTGVSKGIGLATVKGLLEKGAHVAGWGRTAPELQHERFHFFECDVRHNESVQRAFDQTISRLGTHVQVLVNNAGLGIAGLLEDMSLDDWHTMFETNVNGIFYCTRLVLPGMKELEEGHIINISSIAGTTGIEQMSGYCGTKHAVRGISHSLYKEVREYGVKVTCIYPGSVQTNFFDNIESVTVNENMMRPEDIASTVLHALESHPNYHHVDIEVRPLMPKGRRRK from the coding sequence ATGAATCTGGAAGGAAAAGTAGCCGTTGTAACCGGCGTTAGTAAAGGAATAGGCCTGGCCACTGTAAAGGGCCTCCTCGAAAAAGGGGCGCATGTAGCGGGCTGGGGGCGTACGGCACCGGAACTGCAGCACGAGCGTTTCCACTTCTTTGAATGCGATGTGCGCCATAACGAGTCGGTGCAACGCGCGTTTGACCAAACCATTTCCCGCCTGGGCACCCACGTGCAGGTCCTGGTAAACAATGCGGGGCTTGGGATAGCCGGTTTGCTGGAGGACATGAGCCTCGACGACTGGCACACCATGTTTGAAACCAACGTGAACGGTATCTTTTACTGCACCCGCCTGGTACTGCCCGGCATGAAAGAGCTGGAGGAAGGGCATATCATCAACATTTCTTCTATTGCGGGCACGACAGGCATTGAGCAGATGTCCGGTTACTGTGGCACCAAACACGCCGTGCGCGGTATTTCGCACTCGCTTTACAAGGAGGTGCGCGAGTACGGGGTGAAGGTAACCTGCATTTACCCGGGCTCTGTGCAAACCAACTTCTTCGACAACATAGAGAGTGTGACGGTGAATGAAAACATGATGCGCCCCGAAGATATCGCCTCTACCGTTTTGCACGCCCTGGAGTCTCACCCGAACTACCACCACGTGGATATTGAAGTTCGCCCCCTTATGCCAAAAGGCAGGCGCCGGAAGTAG
- the gldA gene encoding gliding motility-associated ABC transporter ATP-binding subunit GldA, with the protein MSVEVKNLSKVYGGQRAVDDISFTVERGQILGFLGPNGAGKSTTMKVATCYLPPSAGTVLVAGHDVVQEPIAVRRSVGYLPEHNPLYLDMYVHEYLQFVASVYGLKGKFARARVQEMVELCGLTLEQGKKIGALSKGYRQRVGLAQALVHDPQVLILDEPTTGLDPNQIVEIRSLIKRIGQDKTVIFSTHIMQEVAAICDRVVIINRGKLVANSDVASLQTAGRDEKVTLVEFEAPIEAAALQAIPGVLRVELAQNHTYRITSSKAADVRSNVFRIAAERNWPLVGLRQEENSLEQIFQQLTKN; encoded by the coding sequence ATGTCTGTCGAAGTAAAGAACCTTTCAAAAGTATATGGTGGTCAGCGTGCCGTAGACGATATTTCGTTTACGGTGGAGCGAGGACAGATTCTGGGCTTTCTGGGCCCTAACGGAGCCGGCAAGTCCACGACCATGAAGGTGGCTACCTGCTACCTGCCTCCCTCCGCGGGAACGGTGCTGGTGGCTGGCCACGATGTGGTGCAGGAGCCCATTGCCGTGCGCCGCAGCGTGGGTTATCTGCCGGAGCACAACCCGCTTTACCTGGATATGTATGTGCACGAGTACCTGCAGTTTGTAGCGTCGGTGTATGGGTTGAAGGGCAAGTTTGCCAGGGCCCGCGTTCAGGAGATGGTGGAGCTGTGCGGCCTCACGCTGGAGCAGGGGAAGAAGATCGGTGCCTTGTCCAAGGGCTACCGCCAGCGGGTGGGGCTGGCCCAGGCGCTGGTGCACGACCCGCAGGTGCTGATCCTGGATGAGCCGACCACCGGGCTAGACCCCAATCAGATTGTGGAAATCCGCTCGCTTATCAAACGCATCGGGCAGGACAAGACCGTGATTTTCTCTACGCACATCATGCAGGAAGTTGCCGCTATCTGCGACCGGGTGGTGATCATTAACCGGGGCAAACTGGTGGCGAACAGCGATGTGGCAAGCCTGCAGACCGCTGGCCGCGACGAGAAGGTGACACTGGTGGAGTTTGAGGCCCCTATAGAAGCAGCCGCGCTGCAGGCTATACCGGGGGTACTGCGTGTGGAGCTGGCACAGAACCACACCTATCGCATTACCTCCAGCAAAGCCGCTGATGTGCGCTCGAACGTGTTCCGCATTGCGGCGGAGCGTAATTGGCCGCTCGTGGGCCTGCGCCAGGAAGAAAACTCCCTCGAACAGATCTTCCAACAGCTCACGAAGAATTAG
- a CDS encoding NupC/NupG family nucleoside CNT transporter yields MYDILRGLGGLIVLIGIAILFSRNRKAIDWKLVGFGIFLQILFGVLVTQVPFVTDAFAFVSKLFVKLLSFSQAGAEFLFGSLANPANNGGLGFIFAFSVLPTIIFFSTVSAGLYYLGVLQKIVFGIAWVMSKGMRLSGAESLSAAGNIFLGQTEAPLLVRPFISRMTKSELMCLMTGGMATLAGGVLAAYVAFLGGSDINQQAVFAAHLLTASIMNAPAGIVLAKILVPETEPEKIHTELEVNEEQLGVNLIDALSRGAADGLKLAANVGGMLLAFIAVIALLNYILIKIGGLTGMNEFVVASTNGQFDGFSFQYILGQIFRIFAFIMGVPWQDTLQVGSLLGQKTAVNEFVAYLDLANMKAAGTLGDKALIMATYALCGFSNFSSIAIQVGGIGSMAPNQQGTLSKLGFLALLGASLACMMTATVAGMLYAL; encoded by the coding sequence ATGTACGATATCCTCAGAGGGCTCGGTGGCCTGATTGTGCTCATTGGCATCGCCATCTTGTTCTCAAGAAACAGAAAAGCCATCGACTGGAAACTGGTCGGCTTTGGTATTTTCCTCCAGATTCTTTTTGGTGTTCTGGTCACGCAGGTGCCCTTCGTGACAGATGCTTTTGCCTTTGTCAGTAAACTGTTCGTAAAGCTGCTGAGCTTTTCGCAGGCAGGGGCAGAGTTCCTCTTCGGGAGCCTGGCCAACCCGGCCAATAACGGCGGGCTTGGGTTTATCTTCGCCTTCTCGGTGTTGCCCACTATCATTTTCTTTTCCACTGTTTCGGCGGGTTTATACTACCTGGGTGTGCTGCAGAAGATCGTGTTCGGTATCGCCTGGGTTATGTCTAAGGGGATGAGGTTATCCGGGGCGGAAAGCTTGTCGGCGGCCGGCAACATCTTTCTGGGGCAAACGGAGGCGCCTTTGCTCGTGCGTCCGTTTATTTCGCGCATGACCAAGTCTGAGCTGATGTGCCTGATGACGGGTGGTATGGCGACACTGGCAGGTGGCGTGCTGGCAGCGTATGTGGCCTTTCTGGGCGGTAGCGATATAAACCAGCAGGCGGTATTTGCCGCGCACCTGCTGACAGCCTCTATCATGAACGCGCCGGCTGGTATTGTGTTGGCTAAAATCCTGGTGCCGGAAACGGAGCCCGAGAAAATCCACACAGAGCTGGAGGTAAACGAGGAGCAGCTGGGGGTGAACCTGATTGATGCCCTGAGCCGCGGTGCCGCAGACGGCCTGAAGCTTGCTGCCAACGTAGGCGGTATGCTGCTTGCCTTTATTGCTGTTATTGCACTGCTAAACTACATCCTGATTAAAATCGGCGGCCTTACAGGTATGAACGAGTTTGTGGTTGCCAGCACGAATGGCCAGTTCGACGGTTTCTCGTTCCAGTACATCCTGGGGCAGATCTTCCGGATTTTCGCATTTATTATGGGGGTGCCGTGGCAGGATACCCTACAGGTAGGTAGCTTGTTGGGCCAGAAAACGGCTGTAAACGAGTTTGTGGCTTACCTGGACCTGGCCAACATGAAGGCAGCCGGTACGCTGGGCGATAAAGCCCTGATCATGGCTACGTATGCACTCTGCGGCTTCTCCAACTTCAGCTCCATTGCGATTCAGGTGGGCGGTATTGGCAGCATGGCCCCCAACCAGCAGGGTACCTTGTCCAAACTTGGCTTCCTGGCGCTGCTTGGCGCTTCGCTGGCGTGTATGATGACGGCTACGGTAGCCGGCATGCTCTACGCTCTCTAA